In Streptomyces sp. NBC_00683, the DNA window CTTGTCGTACACGAAGCCGGTGCCCGTGCCGCCCTCGCCGTCGCCGGACTGCGCGTCGATGGTGACCACGCTGGGCAGCGCGTTCGCCGCGACGCCCGCGACCGTGCCCGCTTCGCGCTTGAAGTCCTTCGGGCTGTTGGAGGCCGCCACCGTGGTCGACCCCGAGGAGCCGGAGTCGTTGCTGTCGGCGGCCCAGTAGCCGAGGGCCCCGCCGACGCCGCCCGCGACGAGCGCGGCCACCGCGACGGCCGCGATCAGACCGCTCGCCGCGCGCCGCTTGCGGGGGCCTTCGGGCTCCGCCGTGGCCGGGGCGCCCCACACCGGGGTGCCGCCGCCGTCCGCGTACGACGGGACGGCCGGAGGCGGCGGCGGCCAGGAGGCCGGATCGGCCGGACCGGCAGGAGGCTGGTGCGACGGAGGCTGGTAGGGCTGCGGCTGTTCGTGGTGCGGCATGGACGGCTCGGGGCCGGACTGGTGCGCGGCGGCAGCCGGAATCTGCGACGTCGGCGCGTCCGCGGGAGGGGGCGGGGTGGCCCCGGGCGTCGCCGGGCCGCCCGGCGGGGTGCCCTCAGGAGCGGCAGCCGGCACGGGAGGTGCGGACGGAACAGACGGTACGGACGGAACCGTGTTGCCCTCGTTGCCCTCGTTCTCGGTGCTCACAGCTCTTTACTCCTCGGTTCCACTCGGCATTCGGCAAGAGATCCGCTGTGCACGTGTCTGCGGTCAGCTTTTCCCACAGCACGTCAGGCCACTGTAAGCAGGACCTGTGCATCCGCACACCAATCTTTACATCAGGCAAAACGGTCCCCCGTGACAAGGTGCCCGCACCCGCCGCGTCACGGTGGCACCATGACGCGGTGACCCACGCCCGGCAGCACAGCATGCCCCCTCCCATCCAGGTCATCGCCCACCGCGGAGCCTCGGACGACGCCCCCGAGCACACCCTGGCCGCCTACCGGAAGGCGATCGAGGACGGCGCCGACGCCCTGGAGTGCGACGTCCGCCTCACCGCGGACGGACAGCTCGTCTGTGTGCACGACCGCAGGGTGAACCGCACCTCCAACGGCCGCGGTGCGGTCTCCGCCCTGGAGCTCGCCGACCTCGCCGCACTCGACTTCGGTTCGTGGAAGGACCACGAGGAGTCCCCGGACTGGGATCCGGTGCCGGGTGAGCTCACCTCCGTACTCACGCTGGAACGGCTCCTCGAGCTGGTCAGCGAGGTGCGGGCCACCGGGCGGCCGCTCCAGCTGGCCATCGAGACCAAGCACCCCACCCGCTGGGCCGGGCAGGTGGAGGAACGCCTGCTCCTGCTGCTCAAGCAGTTCGGCCTGGACAATCCGCCGGCGGGCGGGCCCTCCCCCGTACGCGTCATGAGCTTCTCCGCACGGTCCCTCTACCGCATCCGGGCGGCGGCACCCACCCTGCCCACCGTCTTCCTGATGCAGTTCGTCTCGCCGCGGCTGCGCGACGGACGGCTTCCGGCCGGCGCGCGGATCGCCGGCCCCGGGATGCGGATCCTGCGCAGCCACCCCGGGTACATCGAACGCCTGCACAGGGCCGGCCATCGCGTGCACGTATGGACGGTGAACGAACCGGAGGACGTAGAGCTCTGCGTAGACCTGGGCGTGGATGCAATCATCACAAACCGACCGAAGCAGGTTCTTTCGCAACTAGGCCGCTTTTAGCATCAGTTACAGGGGGTACACCGGCGCATTCGCTCCGCAATCGATCGTTACGAGTGCATCACTGGCAGGGCTTTGGCCGGTTTCCGGTGAAGCCCAGGGGGGCATCCAATCCGTGGCGTGGGGCAAAGGAGGTCTCGGGGGTGGCGTTGGTGGTGGCACAAGAGGTGCCCACGTCGTCGAGCATGGCCGTTCCTCATGGCCCTGCAGGCGTGGGGCAGGCACGGCGCTGCATGCGCGAGCAGCTGCGCAGCAACGGGGTGTCGGACACGGTTGTCGACGATGCTGTATTGATCCTTTCCGAACTTCTCAGCAACGCCTGCCGTCACGGCAGGCCGCTGGGCCGGCACGCGGAGGTCGGTGACGGCGACATCCGCGCCGCATGGCGCGTCGACAGAGCGGGCGGCCTGACGGTCGAGGTCACGGACGGCGGCGGCCCGACCAGGCCGATTCC includes these proteins:
- a CDS encoding ATP-binding protein, with product MHHWQGFGRFPVKPRGASNPWRGAKEVSGVALVVAQEVPTSSSMAVPHGPAGVGQARRCMREQLRSNGVSDTVVDDAVLILSELLSNACRHGRPLGRHAEVGDGDIRAAWRVDRAGGLTVEVTDGGGPTRPIPATPSVTARGGRGLNIISALAQEWGVRDDTSGEVTVWALVPADHGLDALDGMDFADAFEAFDDAG
- a CDS encoding glycerophosphodiester phosphodiesterase produces the protein MTHARQHSMPPPIQVIAHRGASDDAPEHTLAAYRKAIEDGADALECDVRLTADGQLVCVHDRRVNRTSNGRGAVSALELADLAALDFGSWKDHEESPDWDPVPGELTSVLTLERLLELVSEVRATGRPLQLAIETKHPTRWAGQVEERLLLLLKQFGLDNPPAGGPSPVRVMSFSARSLYRIRAAAPTLPTVFLMQFVSPRLRDGRLPAGARIAGPGMRILRSHPGYIERLHRAGHRVHVWTVNEPEDVELCVDLGVDAIITNRPKQVLSQLGRF